ATTGTTGGAGATAACATTGACTGATCCATGGGGTAATTTTAATGTATAGCGTTTCTTAAGTCTGTAAAGGAGAAGGACAAAGGACAAAACCATTAAGAATGTAACTCATGAGAGTTAAAAACTGTTGTATAAGTTTTTCTAATCAATAATCTCTCGAAAATCCTAGAAAACTTATCTAAAAATTGTTAAGGTAAAGTGGCTTCGCCAAAATTTCCTTTCCAAAATGGTTAATTATGAGTGTAGAAACAATCGCTAAAACCGCCTCTTTCGCAAAATCTTCTTGTCAGTCTAAAGTACTAACGGTATTTTGCGATTTTGATGGGCCCTTAGTGGATGTCTCTGATCGCTATTACAACACTTATCAACTGGCTTTGCATGAGACTTATCATTATTATTCCCGATTTGATCCATTTTTGAAGATTAATCCTCTCAGTAAGAAGGAATTTTGGCAAATGAAACAAGAACGCGCCAATGATCAAGAAATTGCCCTGCGTTCTGGCTTAAAAGTGCAACAGATTCCCTATTTTGTTCAACAAGTACGCTCCATTGTTAATGATGTCTCTCTGTTGACGAAAGATAAATTTCATCGGGGAGTGAATTGGGCTTTAGCGTTATTACACTCTCAGGGGGTGCGTTTAGTGGTGGTAACCTTACGTTGTCAAGATCAGGTGAGTCAAATTTTAACCAATTATGGCTTATTGCGGCTGTTTAGTGGCGTTTATGGGACAACTGATGCCATGGCTGCTTATAGTAATAATATCGAGTGTAAAACTGCCCTGTTGAAAAAGGCTTTAGCCGAACACCAAACTCATCGCACTTGTATGATTGGAGATACAGAAGCGGATATTTTAGCGGCAAAAGCTATGGGAATTAGCGCGATCGCGCTTACTTGTGGTATCCGCAGTTACAATTATCTCCAACAGTTTGAACCTGATCAAATTGAGAGTAATTTCCTTACTACAGCTTATCATTTGCTTGCTGATCCAACTCCTTAAGGGTAGAAGTTATTCCTCACTGGTTCACGAAGAAATCTCCCACTGATTAACTGTTATGACCACTACCACCCTAAATCTCAACCCGATTATTCAATTAACGAAGCAGCAATTCTATTCTTTATGTGCAGCCAATCCTGACACAAAGCTAGAACTTAATGCTAACGGAGAATTAATTGTTATGTCCCCCACAGGCGGAGAAACCAGTGCTTGGAATGCGGAACTGAATGCTGACTTAGTAATCTGGAATCGCCAAACAGGGTTGGGAAAAACGTTTGATTCCTCTGGAGGATTTTCTTTACCCAATGGCGCACAGCGTTCTCCTGATGCAGCTTGGATTCCTTGGGAAAAATGGGATGGACTCACGTTAGAAGAGAAAAAGGGATTTTTACCACTGTGTCCTGATTTTGTCATCGAATTACTCTCCCCTTCCGATTCTTGGAAACAAGGAACCGAGAAAATGGAAGAATATCTAGACAATGGCTGTCGCTTAGGTTGGCTACTAGAACCAAGAAACAAGCGAGTTGCCATCTATCGTCCCCAACAAGCCGTAGAAATTTTAGAAAATCCCAATTTCCTCTCTGGAGAAGAGGTCTTGAAAGGATTTACCTTAAATGTTGGCAAAATTTGGCAGTAAAAGTCCTGTAAATTAACTGTTATGACAACTACCACCCTGAATCTCAACCCCATCATTCAATTAACGAAACAGCAATTCTATTCTTTATGTGTAGCCAACCCTGACACGAAGCTAGAACTCAATGCTAACGGAGAATTAATTGTTATGTCCCCCACAGGCGGAGAAACCAGTGCTTGGAATTCTAAACTGATTGCAGCTTTAGTGAATTGGAATGAAGAAACTGGGTTAGGACAAACGTTTGATTCATCTGGGGGATTTTCTCTACCCAATGGCGCACAACGTTCTCCTGATGCAGCTTGGATTCCTTGGGAAAAATGGGATGGACTCACTTTAGAGGAAAAACAGGGATTTTTACCCCTATGTCCTGATTTTGTCATCGAATTACTCTCTCCTTCCGATTCTTGGAAACAAGGAACTGAGAAAATGGAAGAATATCTAGACAATGGCTGTCGTTTAGGTTGGCTATTGGAACCAAGAAACAAGCGAGTTGCAATTTACCGTCCTCAACAAGCCGTAGAAATTTTAGAAAATCCTAATTACCTGTCTGGAGAAGATGTCTTAAAAGGATTTACGTTAAATGTTGGCAAAATTTGGCAGTAAAAGTTTTTCCACTGAATTCACCTTAAATGCTTAAATTTGTCAATTTTTGGGTAAGATAGAGTTATAGACCTGATTCAGATGGATTCCTATGCTACAAGATTCTCAAGCAATTCGTTATTATCAACACCTAACGGATGCCATGGTAGATT
This window of the Euhalothece natronophila Z-M001 genome carries:
- a CDS encoding HAD family hydrolase codes for the protein MSVETIAKTASFAKSSCQSKVLTVFCDFDGPLVDVSDRYYNTYQLALHETYHYYSRFDPFLKINPLSKKEFWQMKQERANDQEIALRSGLKVQQIPYFVQQVRSIVNDVSLLTKDKFHRGVNWALALLHSQGVRLVVVTLRCQDQVSQILTNYGLLRLFSGVYGTTDAMAAYSNNIECKTALLKKALAEHQTHRTCMIGDTEADILAAKAMGISAIALTCGIRSYNYLQQFEPDQIESNFLTTAYHLLADPTP
- a CDS encoding Uma2 family endonuclease → MTTTTLNLNPIIQLTKQQFYSLCAANPDTKLELNANGELIVMSPTGGETSAWNAELNADLVIWNRQTGLGKTFDSSGGFSLPNGAQRSPDAAWIPWEKWDGLTLEEKKGFLPLCPDFVIELLSPSDSWKQGTEKMEEYLDNGCRLGWLLEPRNKRVAIYRPQQAVEILENPNFLSGEEVLKGFTLNVGKIWQ
- a CDS encoding Uma2 family endonuclease; this translates as MTTTTLNLNPIIQLTKQQFYSLCVANPDTKLELNANGELIVMSPTGGETSAWNSKLIAALVNWNEETGLGQTFDSSGGFSLPNGAQRSPDAAWIPWEKWDGLTLEEKQGFLPLCPDFVIELLSPSDSWKQGTEKMEEYLDNGCRLGWLLEPRNKRVAIYRPQQAVEILENPNYLSGEDVLKGFTLNVGKIWQ